Proteins found in one Methylobacter sp. S3L5C genomic segment:
- a CDS encoding site-specific integrase, whose product MSIYKRKETWWIQFTAPDGRRVQQTTGTQIKQEAQQLHDQLKAEAWRVKNLGDKPRHTWQEAVVRWLTEQSHKKSIETDKVHLRWLNEHLQNNRLDEINKAMIDQIKQAKKQTGVSNSTVNRVLAILRSILTRAQNDWEWLDSVPGIRLLPEPSGRVRWLTHDEATHLLKELPDHLQAMMRFTLATGLRESNVTKLEWRQIDIQRRCAWIHADQAKGKKAIAVPLNDDALTVIRSQIGKHPVRVFTFKGKTVNDASTKSWRNALKRAGIEDFRWHDLRHTWASWHIQNGTPLHILKELGGWADLSMVLRYAHLSSRHLEEYAENSKSCDKFTTEDKND is encoded by the coding sequence ATGTCAATCTACAAGCGAAAAGAAACGTGGTGGATTCAGTTCACCGCACCTGACGGACGCAGAGTACAACAAACTACTGGGACTCAAATAAAACAGGAGGCACAACAATTACATGATCAATTAAAAGCAGAGGCGTGGCGAGTTAAAAATTTGGGTGATAAACCCCGCCATACTTGGCAAGAAGCCGTCGTCAGATGGTTAACTGAACAAAGCCACAAAAAAAGCATCGAAACAGATAAGGTACACTTGCGATGGCTTAATGAGCATTTGCAAAATAACCGACTTGATGAGATAAATAAGGCCATGATAGACCAGATAAAACAGGCTAAAAAGCAAACAGGTGTCAGTAATTCAACTGTCAATCGGGTGCTTGCAATATTAAGGTCTATTCTGACCCGTGCACAAAATGACTGGGAATGGCTTGATTCTGTACCTGGTATTCGTTTATTGCCAGAGCCGTCAGGTCGAGTCCGCTGGCTTACTCATGATGAAGCGACTCACTTATTGAAGGAGTTACCAGACCACCTTCAAGCAATGATGCGGTTTACATTAGCGACAGGATTACGAGAATCCAATGTCACCAAGCTTGAATGGCGACAAATAGATATACAACGGCGTTGTGCGTGGATTCATGCTGACCAGGCAAAAGGCAAGAAAGCCATAGCCGTTCCTTTAAATGACGATGCGCTCACGGTTATTCGTAGCCAAATTGGTAAGCATCCTGTACGGGTATTTACATTTAAAGGTAAAACAGTTAATGATGCAAGCACCAAATCGTGGCGTAACGCATTAAAACGCGCTGGCATTGAAGATTTTCGGTGGCATGATTTAAGACATACATGGGCATCATGGCATATCCAAAATGGAACTCCATTACATATACTTAAAGAATTAGGAGGATGGGCTGATTTGAGTATGGTGCTGAGATACGCTCATTTATCCAGTCGACACTTGGAGGAATATGCGGAAAATTCAAAAAGTTGTGACAAATTTACTACAGAGGATAAAAATGACTAG
- a CDS encoding helix-turn-helix domain-containing protein, with the protein MNTLDLNEAASFLKMNPEVLRRKARAGQVPGRKAGKCWIFVKEHLADWVSGRYSEPRRELQVIDKSTQEDKKPCQSTSEKKRGGFSSPHLTDAEYNKLLGLK; encoded by the coding sequence GTGAATACGCTAGATTTAAATGAAGCCGCCAGCTTTCTTAAAATGAACCCAGAAGTTTTACGCCGTAAAGCCAGGGCTGGACAGGTACCGGGAAGAAAGGCAGGGAAATGCTGGATTTTTGTTAAAGAACATCTTGCTGATTGGGTGTCCGGGCGTTATTCTGAACCCCGGCGAGAACTGCAAGTGATTGACAAATCGACGCAAGAGGATAAAAAACCATGTCAATCTACAAGCGAAAAGAAACGTGGTGGATTCAGTTCACCGCACCTGACGGACGCAGAGTACAACAAACTACTGGGACTCAAATAA
- a CDS encoding FlhC family transcriptional regulator, with the protein MLKTINKQLLALELLKRHARVSIVHRETGLSKPLLRKTYREFHGCSAHPGALKYSTQGLTRTLKKYKEVTLFAVCFEKVVSRSQNSDIRIIINAFDIYKKSYPVSQLDFSAAWVVARDLQRGITHIIKCHHCRAPVLLNAREYNVERCCVCKTKVTETSRDF; encoded by the coding sequence ATGTTAAAAACCATCAATAAACAGTTATTGGCACTGGAGTTACTGAAACGTCATGCCAGAGTTTCAATTGTTCATCGGGAAACCGGCTTATCCAAACCACTGCTTCGGAAAACCTATCGGGAGTTTCATGGCTGCTCTGCGCATCCGGGCGCATTAAAATATTCAACGCAAGGACTGACCAGGACGCTCAAAAAGTACAAAGAGGTGACATTGTTTGCAGTTTGCTTTGAAAAAGTCGTCTCTAGAAGCCAGAACAGCGACATCCGGATCATTATTAACGCTTTTGATATTTATAAAAAATCATATCCCGTCAGTCAACTTGATTTTTCTGCGGCCTGGGTAGTCGCAAGAGATTTGCAACGCGGTATAACTCATATTATCAAATGTCACCATTGTCGCGCACCGGTTCTATTAAATGCACGCGAATATAATGTAGAGCGTTGCTGTGTTTGCAAAACTAAGGTCACCGAAACAAGTAGAGACTTTTAA
- a CDS encoding STAS-like domain-containing protein encodes MYIVVSSITDRQTHQPCHGSNLARLARECFVNRQPLTIDFTGVDNFAEEFFQAFIKPLITEFGSEFLNQHLQLTNVSSSIKACIQWPFKNTDDYSEQRPLFTNKACDVDFYELNVAWLIKARELAKENSLLAELTMGIGEDDMRLALTQLSIEDIRHIAQSGWLCFSPRFTTHFIHSMTTQRRDVVDVLLGLSGSL; translated from the coding sequence GTGTATATCGTTGTTAGCAGCATCACCGATCGACAAACACACCAACCTTGTCATGGCAGTAATCTGGCACGATTAGCCCGTGAATGTTTCGTTAATCGTCAACCACTGACGATAGATTTTACTGGCGTTGACAACTTTGCTGAGGAATTTTTTCAGGCCTTTATAAAGCCATTGATAACAGAATTTGGCAGCGAATTTCTAAATCAGCATTTACAGTTAACTAACGTCAGTTCTTCTATCAAAGCCTGTATACAATGGCCCTTTAAAAATACAGACGATTATTCTGAACAACGGCCACTATTTACAAACAAGGCCTGTGACGTAGATTTTTATGAGCTGAATGTAGCCTGGTTGATCAAGGCCCGTGAATTAGCTAAAGAAAATTCACTGCTGGCGGAGTTGACGATGGGTATTGGGGAAGACGACATGCGCTTAGCTCTCACCCAGTTATCCATTGAAGACATTCGGCATATTGCCCAATCCGGATGGTTATGCTTTTCGCCACGCTTTACGACTCACTTTATCCATAGCATGACCACCCAACGCCGTGACGTGGTGGATGTACTGCTAGGTCTCAGTGGCTCACTCTAA
- a CDS encoding FlhC family transcriptional regulator: MAYFIATYCFVLNNLLPFKHYLVLADKLYSLGARPPVVCAVCHLGKKTAIRLYKTIHQRSPRQGMLPYDPFWTVRSSVHNCHASIFLGLIHDFSQQQQQQSQVPCNAEILITAYDLYCRIVTTNPNPGKREANAPHAILLDINRAWQLFGQLTAGVMSLMHCAQCQARYVVVNNMPKPFQQCPICAVWADKSGRRRWMTVKPRKNTKNQDH, encoded by the coding sequence ATAGCCTATTTTATCGCAACTTATTGTTTTGTATTAAATAATTTATTACCGTTCAAACACTACTTAGTCCTGGCCGATAAACTTTATAGCTTGGGTGCTCGGCCACCGGTCGTCTGTGCTGTCTGTCATCTAGGCAAAAAAACCGCCATACGTCTTTACAAGACTATTCACCAGCGCTCACCCCGACAAGGTATGTTGCCTTATGATCCCTTTTGGACTGTACGATCCTCGGTACATAACTGTCATGCCTCAATTTTCCTTGGCCTTATCCACGATTTTTCTCAACAGCAGCAACAGCAAAGCCAAGTCCCCTGCAATGCTGAGATACTCATTACTGCATATGACTTGTATTGCCGTATCGTTACAACTAACCCTAATCCCGGCAAGCGGGAAGCGAATGCTCCCCATGCTATTTTACTGGATATCAACCGTGCCTGGCAGTTGTTCGGACAATTGACTGCCGGTGTAATGAGCCTGATGCACTGCGCACAGTGCCAAGCCCGTTATGTGGTGGTAAATAATATGCCAAAACCTTTTCAGCAATGCCCCATCTGCGCTGTCTGGGCAGATAAATCAGGACGGCGACGATGGATGACCGTTAAGCCCCGAAAAAACACTAAAAATCAGGATCACTGA
- a CDS encoding ISNCY family transposase, with translation MRKVFSPQMSIGQRDIADIKIDVSSRDDIPIILLGLQHIYTTQPLRDAVFKILEDVVPTKIDAEVTKIVAIDKGRPGMNQWSILVLGSLRVGLNTDYDRILELANQHNTLREMLGLGCFDADKRYRLQTLKDNLKLFTPAIMARISTEVIRAGYQLLDLDIHALIRGRCDSFVLKTNVHFPTDISLLHDAIRILIRTCVKWSLQHALPEWRLHKHNLSKFKRRYRTLQKLKHSTSKNDAIKAAKALEIKQAYQDYIDLAGFYLERTKASMLTLKNHFHIPEVLLTDLSTFSLHAERQIEQIRRRAIQGETIPHDEKVFSLFQTHTEWISKGKAGVPVELGLRVCIMEDHQGFILHSQVMQKTTDDKVAVPMVKATQVKFPSFNACSFDKGFHSPANQTDLKALLEQVVLPKKGKLSKADQNREYTAEFKQAKKQHSAVESAINALEVHGLDKCLDHGIEAFERYVGLAVLSRNIQKLGTIKRDMERLRLVNEQQKLAA, from the coding sequence ATGAGAAAGGTATTTTCTCCACAAATGAGCATCGGTCAACGCGATATTGCTGATATCAAAATAGATGTTTCCTCCCGTGATGACATTCCGATCATCTTGCTGGGCTTGCAACACATTTATACGACTCAGCCATTAAGGGATGCTGTTTTTAAAATACTGGAGGATGTGGTGCCTACTAAAATTGACGCCGAAGTGACAAAAATCGTTGCCATCGACAAAGGCCGCCCCGGTATGAATCAATGGTCGATTTTGGTGTTAGGATCGCTACGCGTAGGACTGAATACAGACTATGATCGCATTCTGGAGTTGGCCAATCAGCATAACACCCTACGTGAAATGCTCGGTCTTGGTTGCTTTGATGCCGACAAACGCTATCGCCTGCAAACCTTGAAAGACAATCTCAAGCTGTTTACGCCAGCGATCATGGCGCGTATTAGTACTGAAGTTATTCGAGCCGGCTATCAATTACTGGATCTGGATATTCATGCGCTGATCAGAGGCCGTTGCGATTCTTTTGTGTTAAAAACCAACGTGCATTTTCCAACCGATATCAGTTTACTGCATGATGCGATCCGGATTCTGATTCGGACGTGCGTCAAATGGAGCTTGCAACATGCCTTGCCTGAATGGCGATTGCATAAGCACAACCTGTCTAAATTTAAAAGGCGGTATCGCACGCTGCAAAAACTCAAACATTCCACGTCAAAAAATGACGCTATCAAGGCCGCCAAAGCACTTGAGATCAAACAGGCCTACCAGGACTATATTGATTTGGCAGGGTTTTATCTTGAGCGCACTAAAGCCAGTATGTTGACGTTAAAAAATCACTTTCACATACCAGAAGTGTTGCTTACCGATCTGAGCACTTTTAGCCTGCATGCCGAACGTCAAATCGAGCAGATTAGACGTCGCGCTATTCAAGGAGAAACCATTCCCCATGATGAAAAAGTCTTTTCCCTGTTCCAGACCCACACCGAATGGATCAGCAAAGGCAAAGCCGGAGTCCCGGTTGAACTGGGCTTGCGGGTCTGTATCATGGAAGACCATCAGGGCTTTATATTGCACAGTCAAGTCATGCAAAAGACTACCGACGACAAAGTCGCCGTGCCGATGGTTAAAGCGACTCAAGTAAAATTCCCAAGTTTTAACGCCTGTAGCTTTGACAAAGGTTTCCACAGTCCGGCCAATCAAACCGACCTGAAAGCCCTCCTTGAGCAAGTCGTTTTACCCAAAAAAGGCAAGCTATCCAAAGCCGACCAGAATCGTGAATACACCGCGGAATTTAAACAGGCAAAAAAGCAACATTCCGCCGTAGAATCGGCTATTAATGCGTTAGAAGTACATGGGCTGGATAAGTGCCTTGATCATGGCATTGAAGCCTTCGAGCGTTATGTTGGCTTAGCCGTGTTATCGCGTAACATTCAAAAGCTCGGCACAATTAAACGCGACATGGAACGGCTAAGGCTTGTTAACGAGCAACAAAAACTAGCTGCCTGA
- a CDS encoding flagellar transcriptional regulator FlhD, which yields MSTLEQDLAHLNFEYLMLARECARNNLMEAAWRFGVDRKQIEEIAEFSVENIRELASIARTVVTVIPMDTPKNISLATHAALLTLPKVTGRETQ from the coding sequence ATGTCCACTCTCGAACAAGATCTTGCTCACCTGAATTTTGAATACTTAATGCTGGCACGTGAATGTGCCAGAAACAATCTCATGGAAGCTGCGTGGCGATTTGGTGTTGACCGTAAACAAATAGAAGAAATTGCTGAATTTTCTGTGGAAAATATTCGGGAATTAGCCAGTATTGCCAGAACGGTGGTGACGGTAATACCCATGGATACGCCCAAAAATATTTCGTTAGCGACACACGCGGCTTTGCTGACATTGCCTAAAGTGACAGGGAGGGAAACGCAATGA
- a CDS encoding ISAzo13 family transposase has translation MQPAYPIEIEKQMQEVFNRLSEKDKRLYAGVEASKFPYGGISYIAQLFFCSRNTIGRGINELKEKATIPKRRDRKAGGGRKQIIQKKTDINDVFLSILKEHTAGDPMDEMKKWTNLTCAKIGSLLAEENFKVSRNIVRKLLKKNSYVKRKALKNKATGGHINRNAQFERIAELRDLYTATGNPVLSVDSKKKELIGDLFREGKVYTTKTIEVFDHDFPSLAEGVGVPHTLYDIDRNEAYVNIGTSRDTSEFSCDSIRHWWYTYGIQYYPLATSILMLMDGGGSNSSRHYIFKQDLQALVEKIGIEIRIAHYPPYTSKWNPIEHLVFPHITRAMSGMVLTSHLFMKELIEKTTTKTGLKVFACIFNRVYETGRKVMAGFKESMRIVFDKHLRQWNYVAMPESAIL, from the coding sequence ATGCAGCCGGCTTACCCAATAGAAATTGAAAAACAAATGCAAGAAGTGTTCAACCGCCTATCCGAAAAAGATAAGCGGTTGTATGCGGGGGTTGAAGCATCAAAATTTCCTTATGGGGGCATCAGTTATATTGCTCAACTGTTTTTCTGTTCTCGCAATACTATTGGACGCGGGATAAATGAACTGAAAGAGAAGGCAACTATCCCCAAAAGACGGGACAGAAAAGCGGGCGGTGGCCGAAAACAAATTATTCAAAAAAAAACAGATATTAATGACGTATTTTTGTCTATTTTAAAAGAACATACGGCAGGTGATCCGATGGATGAAATGAAAAAATGGACAAATTTGACCTGTGCCAAAATTGGCTCTCTATTGGCTGAAGAGAATTTTAAAGTCAGTCGTAATATTGTCAGGAAATTATTAAAAAAGAATAGTTATGTGAAGCGCAAGGCCCTGAAAAACAAAGCGACTGGCGGGCATATAAACCGCAACGCCCAGTTTGAACGGATCGCTGAGTTGAGGGATTTATATACGGCTACGGGCAATCCTGTTCTCAGCGTGGATAGCAAAAAAAAGGAATTGATAGGTGATCTGTTTCGCGAAGGTAAGGTCTATACGACTAAAACTATCGAGGTTTTTGATCATGATTTTCCTTCATTAGCCGAAGGTGTAGGCGTACCTCATACACTTTATGACATAGACCGCAACGAAGCCTACGTTAACATTGGGACGAGTCGTGACACCAGCGAGTTTTCCTGTGATTCGATTCGGCACTGGTGGTACACCTATGGCATCCAGTATTATCCACTGGCAACATCCATTTTAATGTTAATGGATGGCGGCGGTAGTAACTCCTCCAGACACTATATTTTCAAGCAGGATTTACAGGCATTAGTGGAAAAAATTGGCATTGAAATAAGGATAGCGCATTATCCCCCGTACACGTCTAAATGGAACCCTATTGAGCATCTGGTATTCCCTCATATTACTCGCGCCATGTCTGGCATGGTTTTAACCAGCCATCTATTTATGAAAGAGTTAATAGAAAAAACAACAACAAAAACAGGCTTAAAAGTCTTTGCCTGTATTTTTAATAGGGTTTATGAAACAGGCAGAAAAGTTATGGCAGGGTTTAAAGAATCAATGCGAATTGTATTTGATAAGCATCTGAGGCAATGGAATTATGTCGCCATGCCTGAATCGGCAATTTTATAA
- a CDS encoding O-antigen ligase has product MDLLNIFLMISSYLKVTQSTTLWLIVFTSVSIVLPTTFMSIATVLFMIFWAISGDYKIKFERISSNPAALASIALFCLYAIGTLYSSASWDHRLCFLGKYQKLLYIPLIVSVIHSEKLRQYAMNAFLLSMIMVLIISYLKWLGIVPHDDIGEGYFVFKGRIAHNIFMSFAMFLMMYRALKSARLIRVTWIILSLLAVLNILFLVNGRTGQITMMTLIVWFTIEVWGIKSLKYWIGLVLIGMAFHQTMPGLSNSRLMSIQQEISDHQPNGVQTSSGERMEMYKNTLTLIKDHPLFGGGTASLANEYEILAKNKNFTLTNVTNPHNQFLLTTQELGIIGLAMLILMWLSHWKASYHIGSAQDSSALRGLILTIVIGSLFNSLLLDASEGKFYCVLAGILLSEYRPIVRIPA; this is encoded by the coding sequence ATGGATTTATTAAATATATTTCTGATGATAAGTAGTTATTTGAAAGTTACGCAAAGTACCACTTTATGGCTCATCGTTTTTACAAGTGTTAGCATTGTATTGCCTACTACTTTCATGAGCATAGCTACGGTGCTGTTTATGATTTTTTGGGCTATTTCGGGCGATTATAAAATCAAATTTGAACGTATCAGTAGCAATCCTGCAGCGCTTGCATCCATAGCTTTATTTTGCTTATATGCCATAGGGACTTTATATTCCAGTGCATCTTGGGATCATCGGCTATGCTTTTTAGGGAAATATCAGAAGCTTTTATATATCCCTTTAATCGTGAGTGTAATTCACTCTGAAAAGCTAAGACAATACGCTATGAATGCTTTTTTATTAAGCATGATTATGGTGCTGATTATTTCTTATCTAAAATGGCTGGGTATTGTGCCACATGATGATATTGGCGAAGGTTATTTTGTATTTAAAGGCAGAATAGCCCATAACATTTTTATGTCTTTTGCGATGTTTCTGATGATGTATCGCGCACTGAAATCAGCAAGATTAATACGAGTGACCTGGATAATACTCAGCCTATTAGCAGTGTTAAATATTCTGTTTTTAGTGAATGGTCGTACAGGCCAGATTACTATGATGACTCTAATCGTTTGGTTTACGATTGAAGTATGGGGAATAAAATCATTAAAATACTGGATTGGTTTGGTTCTGATAGGAATGGCATTCCACCAGACGATGCCTGGTTTATCAAACTCGCGTTTGATGAGCATACAACAAGAAATTTCAGACCACCAACCGAATGGCGTTCAAACGTCTTCAGGAGAGCGTATGGAAATGTATAAAAATACTCTTACTTTAATAAAAGATCATCCTCTGTTTGGTGGTGGAACTGCCAGTTTGGCAAATGAATACGAGATACTCGCTAAAAATAAAAACTTTACTTTGACAAACGTCACTAATCCTCATAATCAATTTTTACTCACTACCCAAGAGCTTGGTATTATTGGGCTTGCCATGCTCATTTTAATGTGGCTATCCCATTGGAAAGCTTCTTACCATATTGGCTCTGCTCAAGATAGTTCAGCATTGCGTGGGTTGATATTAACAATTGTTATTGGATCATTATTTAATTCATTGCTGTTAGATGCCAGCGAAGGTAAGTTTTATTGTGTATTGGCTGGTATATTATTAAGTGAATATAGGCCGATCGTAAGGATTCCTGCATAA
- a CDS encoding DUF535 family protein, giving the protein MLISNKLEVNNAIWLSLTKWKNRTLRIGIRVYYFYQFSVFYRKLCASKFSVVLNEVTPSVRKKIKRKFSFPYLTSFLLLEHRINIYSRHYDFIDKNLNDNFFIHLNKGIVVWELESECDAHQILLKVPEKTSSEGDLLLEYHFNKNLIYQLTFSFVDGKLMEMNDEQMILIGGSQGLRGSSELIRAASKKNNEICPATALVIALKAITQALDIKTILGLKAQYHVSIKGSSATKGHYGYDDLWVKNYGEESPFFYVMPTSASKDGSESVSGNHHSRTRRRRRKKEEMMNIILNGFIKYISDDK; this is encoded by the coding sequence ATGTTAATAAGTAACAAATTGGAAGTAAATAATGCTATTTGGTTAAGTTTAACCAAGTGGAAAAACAGGACATTAAGGATAGGAATTCGAGTTTATTATTTTTATCAGTTTAGCGTTTTTTATAGGAAATTATGTGCGAGTAAATTCAGTGTAGTCCTAAATGAAGTGACGCCTTCTGTAAGGAAAAAAATTAAAAGAAAATTTTCATTCCCCTATTTGACGAGTTTTCTACTTTTAGAGCACAGAATTAACATTTATAGTCGTCATTACGATTTTATTGACAAGAACCTTAATGATAATTTCTTTATACATCTGAATAAGGGCATTGTCGTATGGGAATTAGAGAGTGAATGTGATGCGCATCAGATTTTATTAAAGGTTCCTGAGAAAACAAGCTCAGAGGGTGACTTACTGTTAGAGTATCACTTTAATAAAAACTTAATTTATCAACTTACATTCTCATTTGTTGATGGAAAACTGATGGAAATGAACGACGAACAAATGATATTAATTGGAGGATCGCAAGGGCTTCGTGGGAGCTCTGAACTGATAAGAGCGGCATCAAAGAAGAATAATGAAATATGTCCTGCTACAGCACTTGTTATAGCTCTTAAAGCAATAACCCAGGCTCTTGATATAAAAACCATTCTTGGTTTAAAAGCGCAATATCATGTTTCTATAAAAGGAAGTTCAGCAACAAAAGGACATTATGGATATGATGATCTTTGGGTTAAAAATTATGGGGAAGAATCACCTTTTTTTTATGTAATGCCCACCAGTGCAAGTAAGGATGGATCAGAATCAGTATCGGGAAATCATCATTCCAGGACACGAAGGAGGAGGCGAAAAAAAGAGGAAATGATGAATATAATTCTGAATGGATTTATTAAATATATTTCTGATGATAAGTAG
- a CDS encoding phosphatidylglycerol lysyltransferase domain-containing protein translates to MSRSGGPGMLLDYEDSLYLDRKAWGLNHETNPTCAFDLRPSSDIDLVRRYGGPVSHAALNPSHRTFRTPGIDGLVGFLLTHRCAVVLGDPMCPPAQRDELTAAFVKYCADNNWSVIYAVATGNMRNFVNKSGGGMLEFADLLIANPQHNLEAGSKGRHLRWNLNHTRRQGVTVREYQGSGSPDNELEAQAMAALASWRAGRKGFQMYLGSPRLFANRSGCRWFVAEYAGSVVGVLYMMQINCVGSRYLIDLVFSTPGAPRQTNELMVVSAFQALREEGEEAVCLGVGPKALLGEIQGFGALSSALARRFYKLSNKMVPQHGKTRFWEKFGIVHREPLYLIFQQPRVGIPEFHALLKTFNFSISDLFR, encoded by the coding sequence ATGTCAAGGTCTGGAGGACCGGGAATGCTGCTTGATTATGAGGATTCCTTATATTTAGACAGAAAGGCATGGGGGCTCAATCACGAAACCAACCCGACTTGCGCCTTCGATTTGCGACCGTCATCCGACATAGACCTGGTGCGGCGATACGGTGGACCTGTCTCGCATGCCGCGTTGAACCCATCTCATCGCACTTTCCGGACTCCCGGCATCGACGGCTTAGTCGGGTTCTTGCTCACTCACCGGTGCGCGGTGGTATTAGGGGACCCGATGTGTCCGCCCGCACAGCGTGATGAATTGACTGCCGCCTTCGTGAAATATTGCGCAGACAACAATTGGTCGGTTATTTACGCCGTCGCCACGGGAAATATGCGAAACTTCGTCAACAAATCCGGTGGCGGTATGCTCGAGTTTGCCGACCTGTTAATAGCCAACCCGCAGCATAATCTGGAGGCAGGCTCGAAGGGGCGCCACCTTCGTTGGAACCTTAACCATACCCGCCGGCAGGGTGTGACGGTTCGCGAATACCAAGGGAGTGGATCACCCGATAACGAACTGGAAGCTCAGGCCATGGCGGCCTTGGCTAGTTGGCGTGCCGGCCGCAAGGGCTTCCAAATGTATCTCGGGTCGCCCCGCCTCTTCGCGAACCGGTCGGGATGCCGCTGGTTCGTTGCTGAATATGCCGGCAGTGTCGTCGGCGTGCTCTACATGATGCAAATAAACTGCGTCGGTTCCCGGTATTTGATTGACCTCGTTTTCTCCACACCGGGCGCACCGCGACAAACCAACGAACTTATGGTGGTGTCCGCCTTCCAAGCATTGCGCGAAGAAGGCGAGGAAGCCGTGTGCCTTGGTGTCGGACCAAAGGCTTTACTTGGAGAAATTCAGGGATTTGGCGCCCTCTCTTCTGCTTTGGCACGCAGGTTCTACAAGCTATCAAACAAGATGGTACCTCAGCACGGAAAAACCCGCTTCTGGGAGAAATTCGGCATCGTGCACAGGGAACCGTTGTACCTGATCTTCCAACAGCCAAGGGTGGGAATCCCCGAATTCCATGCCCTGCTTAAGACCTTTAATTTTTCCATAAGTGATTTGTTTCGATAA